The genomic region GCACTGGTGCATAATGGTCTGCCTTGTGATCCAGACACACAACTTTAAGTATTTCAAGCGCCTGTTCTTCAAATTCTGCACGAGCATCTTCAAAATCCTGCAGTGATTCATCACCATATTTAACGCCAGATAATTTTCTTATCACGTTCTGGAGGCTTGTTTCTCCCCATAAACCAAACGACCTTTGAAGATGGATTGCTGTTTCTTTTTTAAGTTTTGAAAAACAGTGAGGAGTTGAATCAGGTTTCACTTCAATACTGTCAAGAATTATATGGCCTTCGTCAAAGGGTTCAACACCCCTAATTATCCTTAATAGTGTACTTTTCCCTGATCCGCTTATTCCTATTATTCCAAGGATTTCACCATCCTTAACCTGGAGGTTAACATTATTTAAAGCCTCTATTTTTTCTCCGCTATCTATTTGAAAAGTTTTAGATAAATTTTTGATTTCTATCATCCATAATCACCATTATTAAAAAAACATGACCTTAATACGTGTAATAGTAGTATGTACCTGAATTATAATAGTTTTTCTATACTAACTGGATTTTAATGTGATGATTAAAAAGAGGATATCCAGCTATAGATTAATCAATGTATTAGTAATAAAAAAATGCTAATTTTGACATAATTTGCAAGTGTATAGCGAAGTTTTTTAAAATTCAATCAGGCATAGGAGAAGACCATACGAATTTTTCAAAAAAGTTAAATACTTAGTAAAAAATTTTTTTACATGTTTTCTGCTTTTATTTCTTTTATTAATTTCAGTATAACTTCTTCTGTTTCTTCACTTAAAACTTCTTCTGCTTTAGGAAAAAGCCTGGTTTCTTCACGTTTAACATGCTTTAAAAATAAATCGTTAAGTTCTTTTAGATTCATCATCCAGTCTTTATCGCCCTGGGCATTGTCCAGATACATAAGCTTGTTCCACATAAATTCGTGTTCATATTTATTTTTTTTAGTCATTTCTTCGTCTACAAATTCCATTGCAGAGTAGAGAAAATTTTCTTCACTGGTCATATGTTTCTGTAATTGTATTTTTATCTCTGGAAATTTAGAAGTGTTTCCAGTCTCAATTATTTCTTTTAATAACTCTTTGACATTTTCATGATCTTCTCTCAAAGCTTTATACACATCTCCTTTAGCCAAAAAAATACCTCCATTTAATTATAATTATTTATTTGTTAATGAAAGTTAATATATGTTCATAAAATTTAGGCTCTGTATAAATCATTTTTAAACTTTGAAGTTCTATCAAAGTTTGCTTGATATTCAAATAGGTGATCCCATCATACTTACAGGATTTCTACAAAGCCAAAAATTAATATTAAATATCCATCAAAACACATATACTATACAATTAACAGGATAAAATATGATTAATTATCAATGAAGATACGTTCTTAAGTGAATGTTTAAATCCGTTTAAATTAAGTATGTATTCTATGTGCATATTTACATGTTTTAAGGCCTTAAAAGGGTGCATTTAGAATTGTAATTATAAATGTTAGATGTTATAAATATCTTGATATTGAACCATTTTTATATATTTAATTAACTAACCAATGTAATCTTTAAATAAATTGTTTTAATCAATTTTTAAAAAATATGGAGATAGAAATGATAGAAATTAAAGTACTAAGATATGATCCACATTATGATGAAAAGGCATATTTTGAAACATATAATGTTGAAAAAACTGAAAAAATGAAGGTTTTAGATGCTTTAAACTACATAAATGAGAAATATAATGCAAATATAGCTTATAGATGCTCATGTAGAGCTGGACAATGTGGATCATGCGCTTTAAAGGTAAATGGAGAAGTGACACTTGCTTGTAAAGCCGAAATTGAAGATAAAATGGTTGTAGAACCACTTGACTTTGATGTTATCAAAGACCTTGTAGTAGATAGAAGCGAGATTGAAAATAAGATTAAGGAAATGCGTCTCTACTTAAAAGGAGAAGAAATATCTCAAGATAGTGAAGCATGTCTTATGGTTTTAAAACCCGAAGAATATATGGACTCCAAGAAATTAAGAAGCTGTATTGAATGTTTCTCCTGTTTATCAGCATGCCCAGTTATAAAAGAGACCGAAGAGTATGCAGGCCCATATTTTATGCGTTATATCTCCAAATTTGCACTTGATCCGCGAGATAAAGGAAATAGATCAAAAACAGGATTTGATGAAGGGCTTTACTGCTGTACAACCTGTGGAAAATGTAAAAAGATATGTCCTAAGGAAATAAGCCCAGTAGGTGGTGCAATTGAAAAATTAAGAGAAATTTCATGCCGCGAAGGCATTGGCCCACTTCCACCTCACAAAGATGTGAAAGAACTTATAGCAAACACTGGCAGATCTGTTGAACCCCTGGGTGAAGGGTTTATTAAAGCAGTTACCAGAGAATCTAAAAAAGAAAAGCCGAATGTAGCTTTTTTTACAGGCTGCCTTGTAGATTACAGGCATCCTGAGATCGGATTTGCTCTGCTTAAAGTTTTAGAAGAGCAGGGAGTTGATGTTATGGTGCCTGAAGATCAAATTTGCTGCGGCTCCCCATTAATTAGAACTGGACAGACAGACATTGTAGAAACTCTTATTGCTAAAAACAGGGAAGTTTTTGAAGGGTATGACACTATAATAACTGTATGTGCTGGATGTGGGGCTACATTGAAAAATGATTACCCCAGATACGGTGTTAAATTGAATGTGGTTGATATCAGCGAATTTCTGGCAGATAATTTAAACACTGAAGATATGAATCCATTAAACATGAGAGTAACCTATCACGACCCATGTCACCTTGCAAGAAGCCAGGGAATAACCAAAGAGCCACGAAAAATTTTAAATAAAATTAAAGGTCTGGAATTTGTTGAAATGAAAGATCCTGATAAGTGTTGTGGGGCTGGTGGTGGTGTACGTTCGGGAAAACCAGAAATAGCAGCAGCATTAGGAAAGAAAAAAGCAAAGATGATAAAGGAACTCAATGTTGATGCAGTAGTTACCATTTGTCCATTCTGCCAGAACAACATAATTGCTTCCCTAAAAGAAGAAGGTGTTGAAATTCCAGTGTTGAACATATTACAACTTCTGGAAATGGCTTACAAAAGGGTATAAAAATGATGTACATAGTTTTTGTGGAGCCAGAATCATCTGGTAACATAGGTTTTCTTGCAAGAACCATGAAAAACTTTGGATTATCCAATTTAGTGTTAATAAATCCCTGTAAGTTGGAAAAAGAAGCTTATTACCAGGCTATGCATGCCAAAGAATTAATATGGAATCATAAATCCTATAGTTCACTTGAAGAGTTTATTGAAACTGAAAATATTGATTTTGCAGTTGGAACAACTGGAATGGCTGGTGGAAGCTATAATGTTTCAAGAATAGCGGTTACACCAGAAGATTTTGCAAAATCACTGAATGTTAATTCAAAAACAGCCATAATATTTGGAAGAGAAGGTAACGGCCTATCCAATGAGGAAATTTCACTATGCGACATTATTGTGACCATTCCAGCAGATGAAAGCTACCCTGTTTTAAATATATCCCACGCAGCTGCCATTATACTGTATGAAATATTTAAAAGAAAAAAGAAATATCCCAGAGAAGAACTTGAAGCTGCAACTAAATCTGAAAAAGAACTTTTAATTGAAGAAATGGATAATTTAATTAAATATACTGGTTACCCTGTCCATAAAATGAAAACATCGTCCACAGTTTTTAAAAGGATTGTTGGAAGGGCTTTCATTGCTGGAAGAGAAGCACATACTTTAATTGGAACTTTAAGAAGAATACGGCTAAAATTAAAAGAATGATCATTTACGGGAGTTACAGAATGTTATTTGGTTTAGGTCCTCTGGAAATAATTGGAATACTGGTATTCGTCCTGCTTATTTTCCTTCTTCCCTATCTTTTAAGAATCAGAATCATATCCTCAGTTACAAAATCAGTGCTTGAACTTGAAAACATGGTTGAAGAATCAAAAGGAATTCTTATAAAGCTATCTAAAAAAGGTAAGCCTGTTCTTAACGGGTCGCAGACAATTGAAGATTTTATGGAGTTTTTTGTAGTTCCTCCAGTGAATCTTGACCCTTATGGCATTGTAAAAAAGCTTGAGAGGATTCTTGATCTAAGCGAAGAGAGGTTTAAACAGATGGTGAAAGTAATAGCACCCATGGCAGATGAAGATACCCGGGCCAATATTGTAATGACACTTAAAGCGGCTCTGGGGATTAACAGTGTTGCTAAAGGGGTGCGGCATAATTTAGAACTTGCAAAAAAAACAGGTAACCTCCAGATACTGTTGTCGCTTCAAATGAGCTTACCACTTATTATGAAGATTGTAAAAGCACAGCTTGAAGGTGTAAAAGCATTCTCTGAAGGTAAACCTATTGGAGATGGTTTAGGTCCATTGGTTGCAGGAATGCTCATGATTGATTATAAAACAGTGGAAACCAGAGTAACTGATGACATTTATGTTGCAAAAAAAATAAGGGATAAGCGTAAATTAATTATTGCACGTGCCAGAGGTCCGGGAGCCCGCACTGGAAAAGTGGGGAAAGTGGTCAGATCAATTATCAAAGATGAAAATATAGATAAAATTATAACTGTTGATGCTGCAGTTAAACTTGAAGGAGAAGAAACTGGAAAGGTAGCACAGGGAATTGGTGTTGTTA from Methanobacterium sp. harbors:
- a CDS encoding hemerythrin domain-containing protein, which gives rise to MAKGDVYKALREDHENVKELLKEIIETGNTSKFPEIKIQLQKHMTSEENFLYSAMEFVDEEMTKKNKYEHEFMWNKLMYLDNAQGDKDWMMNLKELNDLFLKHVKREETRLFPKAEEVLSEETEEVILKLIKEIKAENM
- the tfrB gene encoding fumarate reductase (CoM/CoB) subunit TfrB, coding for MIEIKVLRYDPHYDEKAYFETYNVEKTEKMKVLDALNYINEKYNANIAYRCSCRAGQCGSCALKVNGEVTLACKAEIEDKMVVEPLDFDVIKDLVVDRSEIENKIKEMRLYLKGEEISQDSEACLMVLKPEEYMDSKKLRSCIECFSCLSACPVIKETEEYAGPYFMRYISKFALDPRDKGNRSKTGFDEGLYCCTTCGKCKKICPKEISPVGGAIEKLREISCREGIGPLPPHKDVKELIANTGRSVEPLGEGFIKAVTRESKKEKPNVAFFTGCLVDYRHPEIGFALLKVLEEQGVDVMVPEDQICCGSPLIRTGQTDIVETLIAKNREVFEGYDTIITVCAGCGATLKNDYPRYGVKLNVVDISEFLADNLNTEDMNPLNMRVTYHDPCHLARSQGITKEPRKILNKIKGLEFVEMKDPDKCCGAGGGVRSGKPEIAAALGKKKAKMIKELNVDAVVTICPFCQNNIIASLKEEGVEIPVLNILQLLEMAYKRV
- a CDS encoding RNA methyltransferase produces the protein MMYIVFVEPESSGNIGFLARTMKNFGLSNLVLINPCKLEKEAYYQAMHAKELIWNHKSYSSLEEFIETENIDFAVGTTGMAGGSYNVSRIAVTPEDFAKSLNVNSKTAIIFGREGNGLSNEEISLCDIIVTIPADESYPVLNISHAAAIILYEIFKRKKKYPREELEAATKSEKELLIEEMDNLIKYTGYPVHKMKTSSTVFKRIVGRAFIAGREAHTLIGTLRRIRLKLKE
- a CDS encoding DUF1512 family protein; its protein translation is MLFGLGPLEIIGILVFVLLIFLLPYLLRIRIISSVTKSVLELENMVEESKGILIKLSKKGKPVLNGSQTIEDFMEFFVVPPVNLDPYGIVKKLERILDLSEERFKQMVKVIAPMADEDTRANIVMTLKAALGINSVAKGVRHNLELAKKTGNLQILLSLQMSLPLIMKIVKAQLEGVKAFSEGKPIGDGLGPLVAGMLMIDYKTVETRVTDDIYVAKKIRDKRKLIIARARGPGARTGKVGKVVRSIIKDENIDKIITVDAAVKLEGEETGKVAQGIGVV